The following proteins come from a genomic window of Panicum hallii strain FIL2 chromosome 8, PHallii_v3.1, whole genome shotgun sequence:
- the LOC112903538 gene encoding uncharacterized protein LOC112903538, producing MPTSAAPHADVGGLRAVSTATATEASAPAASGAAARQNHPFPWLEAAISEPYYFLHLLAFFSYFAARSAALAAADGGELHDRLLRREIQAVLVFLVLFVVKIVREETWETSIADSLLYAKGLLLAVTLVIDYWLALGYFLGFVVIYAVAQQPPYDGLGIFYTFLFYINYGYD from the exons ATGCCCACCTCCGCTGCCCCTCACGCCGATGTTGGTGGCCTCCGAGCCGtgtcgacggcgacggcgacggaggcgtcggcgccggcggcgagcggcgccgcAGCGCGGCAGAACCACCCGTTCCCGTGGCTCGAAGCGGCCATCTCCGAGCCCTACTACTTCCTTCacctcctcgccttcttctcCTACTTCGCGGCCCGCAGTgcggcgctcgccgccgccgacggagGGGAGCTACACGACCGCCTACTCCGCCGG GAGATCCAGGCAGTGCTTGTGTTCCTCGTGCTCTTCGTAGTGAAG ATCGTGAGAGAGGAAACCTGGGAAACATCCATTGCTGATTCACTGCTCTATGCAAAG GGCTTATTGCTGGCAGTTACTTTGGTTATCGACTATTGGTTGGCCCTTGGCTACTTTCTGGGATTTGTTG TTATATATGCTGTAGCTCAACAACCACCTTATGATGGCCTAGGTATTTTTTATACGTTCTTATTCTATATTAATTATGGATATGACTAG
- the LOC112902941 gene encoding probable magnesium transporter NIPA4, whose protein sequence is MAAPASAAAAGRGGGMSSDNAKGLVLAVSSSAFIGASFIVKKMGLRRAADSGVRAGYGGFSYLVEPLWWIGMISMIVGEIANFAAYAFAPAILVTPLGALSIIISAALAHAILQEKLHIFGILGCVLCVVGSITIVLHAPQERDINSVKEVWDLATEPAFLCYAAIVVAAALVLIYFVVPHHGQTNIMVYIGVCSLLGSLTVMSVRALGIALKLTFSGTNQLFYPQTWAFAIIVATCVSTQINYLNKALDTFNTAVVSPIYYVMFTSLTIIASVIMFKDWDHQNPTQIVTEMCGFLTILSGTFLLHKTKDMADSPGQSFSTERLKHASRNGFAIEVMPLKCQDSVDDEALTLSLPKADNGYLKEEHPLRYKYSSIV, encoded by the exons atggcggcgccggcgtcagcggcggcggccgggcgcggcgggggcatgTCGTCGGACAACGCCAAGGGCCTGGTCCTCGCGGTGTCGTCGAGCGCCTTCATCGGGGCCAGCTTCATCGTCAAGAAGATGGGGCTCAGGAGGGCGGCCGACTCCGGCGTCCGCGCGG GATATGGAGGATTTTCTTACTTAGTGGAGCCTCTTTGGTGGATAGGCATGATTTCTA TGATTGTAGGTGAAATTGCTAATTTTGCTGCTTATGCATTCGCTCCTGCTATTCTTGTCACTCCTCTTGGTGCACTCAGTATAATCATCAG TGCTGCACTTGCACATGCCATTCTACAGGAGAAACTGCACATATTTGGTATACTGGGTTGTGTTCTTTGTGTTGTTGGGTCCATCACAATTGTACTCCATGCTCCACAGGAGCGTGACATTAATTCTGTAAAGGAAGTTTGGGATCTTGCAACTGAACCAG CTTTCCTTTGCTATGCAGCTATAGTAGTTGCAGCAGCCTTAGTGCTTATATATTTTGTTGTCCCTCATCATGGTCAAACAAACATAATGGTGTACATTGGAGTTTGTTCTCTTCTGGGATCACTCACG GTTATGAGTGTAAGAGCTCTTGGAATTGCTTTGAAGCTAACATTCTCAGGAACAAACCAACTATTCTATCCTCAGACTTGGGCTTTTGCAATAATTGTGGCCACGTGTGTGAGCACTCAGATTAACTATCTAAATAAG GCGCTGGACACCTTTAATACAGCAGTAGTCTCACCAATATATTACGTGATGTTTACATCACTAACAATTATAGCCAGTGTGATAATGTTCAAG GATTGGGACCATCAAAATCCAACGCAAATTGTTACAGAGATGTGTGGTTTCCTGACTATCCTTTCTGGGACATTTCTTCTTCACAAGACCAAGGACATGGCTGACA GTCCTGGACAATCTTTCTCCACAGAACGGCTAAAGCATGCTAGTCGGAATGGGTTTGCCATTGAAGTCATGCCACTAAAATGTCAAGATTCTGTGGATGATGAGGCCTTGACGCTGTCACTTCCTAAGGCTGACAATGGCTACCTAAAGGAAGAGCATCCTCTTAGATATAAATACTCGAGTATTGTCTGA
- the LOC112902940 gene encoding probable LRR receptor-like serine/threonine-protein kinase At4g36180, whose amino-acid sequence MIDGSYCNTQTVPQDPLQALIESPELPRDQDELKAEARVHPAMEVSKTCASTSCVCVLLFLWSPGLAMAMAEPSPRQLDKAQDSIMRGISSLVSGAMASSPVTGNWNASSDPCQWNGVNCSAPGSRSSMPAVVTQLSLSGFGFSDATILSSICHLDTLQSLDLSKNFFTSLPGQHLPCPMKDGLQALNFSSNRLSGQPGNLSGFPNLEVLDLSFNYLSGNISTQLTYLPKLRTLNLTSNHFEGPVPTTMVPFLEELALSGNRFSGHIPMGLFGYANLTLLDLSRNNLTGKIPDEFLSFPRLSSLLLSGNNLGGAIPQSLLNLTMLCRFAGNQNRFQGSIPKGITKNIRMLDLSYNHLSGEMPPDLLSSDNLEAVDLTANRLEGLIPGNFSQSLQHLRLAGNLLNGRLPETIGNAMSLVYLALNNNQLAGSIPSQLGKCKNLALLDLSSNKLQGALPAELGNLQRLVVMKLQMNNLSGYIPNSFSNMKKLEVFYLGQNSFTGEIPSRVVQLPKLCNIDLHGNKLNGTIPSSISSLQFLITLALGNNELTGTIPTMPTKLNAIELDHNYLQGQIPSSIGMLSNLEFLDISNNNLSGQVPSSLASLQSLTHLFLSYNQLSGPLPDLPRSLILNVTGNPGLKNHTEDSDTPDHMAHTEDDFRSATWVAAVTFVVAFTISFYAVGVRM is encoded by the coding sequence ATGATCGATGGTAGTTACTGCAATACACAAACAGTTCCACAAGATCCATTACAAGCTCTGATTGAGTCTCCCGAGTTGCCGAGGGATCAGGACGAGCTGAAGGCTGAAGCCAGAGTCCACCCAGCCATGGAGGTGAGCAAAACCTGTGCCTCCACTAGCTGCGTGTGCGTACTGCTGTTTCTCTGGTCCCCTGGCCTGGCTATGGCCATGGCCGAGCCGTCGCCACGGCAACTGGACAAGGCGCAAGACAGCATCATGCGGGGTATTTCAAGCTTGGTGAGTGGTGCCATGGCTTCATCACCCGTCACCGGAAACTGGAACGCCAGCTCAGATCCATGCCAATGGAACGGGGTCAATTGCTCCGCTCCTGGCTCGAGGTCCAGCATGCCTGCTGTGGTCACTCAGCTTTCGCTGTCAGGCTTTGGCTTCTCTGATGCTACCATCCTTTCCTCCATATGCCATCTTGATACCTTGCAATCCCTTGATCTCTCTAAGAACTTCTTCACCAGTTTGCCAGGCCAGCATCTTCCTTGCCCCATGAAGGATGGATTGCAAGCGTTGAATTTCAGCAGCAACAGGCTTTCTGGTCAACCCGGCAATTTATCTGGCTTTCCCAATCTTGAGGTTCTCGATTTGTCCTTCAACTATTTAAGTGGCAACATAAGTACCCAGCTGACTTATTTGCCGAAATTGAGGACCTTGAACCTGACATCAAATCACTTTGAAGGCCCCGTTCCTACAACCATGGTTCCCTTTCTGGAGGAACTTGCCTTATCCGGCAATAGATTCAGTGGTCACATTCCAATGGGTTTGTTTGGGTATGCAAATCTTACTCTCTTGGACCTCAGCCGAAACAATCTAACAGGCAAGATCCCAGATGAGTTCTTGAGCTTTCCCAGACTCAGCTCTTTGCTCCTTTCAGGTAACAATCTTGGAGGGGCAATACCACAGAGCTTGCTGAACCTCACCATGCTGTGCAGATTTGCAGGAAATCAGAACAGATTTCAAGGCTCAATTCCAAAAGGAATCACCAAGAATATTAGGATGTTAGATCTGAGTTACAACCACCTCAGTGGGGAGATGCCGCCTGATCTTCTCTCGTCTGACAATTTGGAGGCTGTTGATCTCACTGCCAATAGGCTTGAAGGCCTCATTCCTGGGAACTTCTCTCAGAGCCTTCAGCACCTGAGACTTGCAGGAAACTTACTCAACGGAAGACTACCAGAAACAATTGGCAATGCGATGAGCTTAGTTTATCTGGCGTTGAATAACAATCAGCTTGCCGGTTCTATACCGTCACAACTGGGCAAATGCAAGAACTTGGCGCTCCTAGACTTGTCATCAAATAAGCTGCAGGGTGCTCTACCAGCTGAGCTGGGAAACCTTCAGCGGTTGGTCGTGATGAAGCTCCAAATGAATAATCTTAGTGGATATATCCCAAATTCATTTTCCAATATGAAAAAACTGGAAGTATTTTATCTGGGTCAGAACTCATTCACTGGAGAGATACCTTCCAGAGTTGTTCAGTTGCCGAAGCTCTGCAACATAGATTTGCATGGCAACAAGCTCAATGGAACGATTCCATCTTCGATCAGCTCACTACAGTTTCTGATAACTCTTGCACTCGGGAACAATGAGCTGACAGGAACCATCCCCACAATGCCAACCAAATTGAATGCAATTGAACTAGATCACAACTATCTTCAGGGGCAGATCCCTTCAAGCATTGGAATGTTAAGTAACTTGGAGTTTCTTGATATTTCAAACAATAACTTATCAGGTCAGGTACCATCCTCACTTGCAAGCCTGCAAAGTTTGACACATTTATTCCTTTCTTACAACCAGCTATCCGGACCCCTGCCTGACTTGCCTAGATCACTGATCCTTAATGTGACTGGAAATCCAGGCCTCAAAAACCATACAGAAGACAGTGACACTCCTGATCATATGGCACACACTGAAGATGACTTCAGGTCAGCTACATGGGTTGCAGCAGTTACTTTCGTTGTTGCCTTCACAATCTCCTTTTATGCAGTTGGAGTCAGAATGTAA
- the LOC112903537 gene encoding replication protein A 70 kDa DNA-binding subunit D-like yields the protein MISFTRWTTVEEVVEIPLAFPEFTYSLTPIEKLPSVLDNKEYFTDVLGAVTKISDALPLRPRSQQVHTMKRTVTVCDESGASLDVTLWGERATSFPAEQLHKDGQHSPQIVIFVGTLVRGYAGTISLSGGSSCKWYINPDVPEAKKLIASMKSVHQPVAHAPQVKYSEPRTSVAEHRKVSDIKYLHPFKNKKVEWLVTVKIMKIDKSWWYESCKKCFRTTRPHGNTYKCSNPTCSTISAPSPRYKLVIIAGDETGDTEFVMFGRIAQRLIKKTVDALIANNPPGFIPDEITRLLEKVFTFNVCFTENTISSGNVSFQVNTIVAEIDDGNPIPLTPVGSQSSSAVLSHHAGTSVECTPEKDSDFTLPSP from the exons ATGATCAGCTTCACAAGATGGACTACAGTGGAGGAGGTTGTTGAGATTCCACTAGCTTTCCCAGAATTCACCTACTCCCTTACTCCCATAGAGAAGCTCCCATCAGTTTTGGATAACAAAGAGTACTTTACAG ATGTGCTTGGCGCAGTCACAAAGATCTCGGATGCTTTGCCATTACGGCCAAGATCCCAGCAAGTTCATACCATGAAAAGAACTGTGACAGTATGTGATGAAAG TGGTGCTTCTCTGGACGTCACGCTTTGGGGTGAGCGAGCCACTTCATTTCCAGCTGAACAACTTCATAAAGATGGACAGCATTCACCACAAATTGTAATATTTGTTGGCACTCTTGTGAGGGGCTATGCTG GAACCATCTCATTGTCTGGCGGCTCATCATGCAAGTGGTATATAAATCCTGATGTCCCTGAAGCAAAAAAACTTATTGCCAG CATGAAAAGCGTGCACCAACCAGTCGCACACGCTCCACAAGTAAAATACAGTGAGCCCAGAACTTCCGTTGCAGAACACAGGAAAGTATCTGATATCAAGTATCTTCACCCCTTCAAGAACAAG AAAGTAGAATGGTTGGTTACAGTAAAGATAATGAAGATTGATAAGTCATGGTGGTATGAGTCGTGCAAGAAATGTTTCAGGACAACTAGGCCTCATGGCAACACCTACAAATGCTCTAATCCAACATGTAGCACCATTAGTGCGCCTAGCCCAAG GTACAAACTGGTCATCATTGCTGGGGACGAGACTGGTGACACTGAGTTTGTCATGTTTGGACGCATAGCGCAGCGTCTCATAAAAAAGACAGTCGATGCTCTCATTGCCAATAATCCGCCTGGATTTATCCCTGACGAGATCACTAGACTATTGGAAAAGGTTTTCACGTTCAATGTTTGCTTCACAGAGAATACAATTTCTTCTGGCAATGTCTCTTTCCAGGTCAATACCATTGTTGCGGAGATTGACGATGGGAATCCTATTCCACTAACGCCGGTTGGGTCACAGTCATCGTCAGCTGTGCTCTCGCACCATGCAGGCACCAGTGTAGAGTGCACACCAGAAAAGGACTCTGACTTCACTTTACCTTCACCATGA